CCGCCGCCGTCTACCCGGACGTCGACACCGATCTCGCGGTCGCCGACATGCTCGGCCGGGCGGTCGACGCCGCGATGAGCAGCCACCCCGGCGTACGCGTCACGGCCCGGGTCGAGCACTCCACCGCCGCCGTCGCGTTGATCCAGCGGGCCGGCGACGCGTCGCTGGTGGTGCTGGGCGGGCGCCGCCCGGGCGGGATGCGCGCCTGGCTCGGCTCGACCAGCGGCTCGGTCAGCGCGCACGCCCGCTGCCCGGTGGTGGTGGTCCGCGGCGAGCCGCGGGCCACCGACCCGGTGGTGGCCGGGGTGGACGAGTCGGAGGCGGCCGGGTTGGTGCTGGGCTTCGCGTTCGAGCAGGCGGCGGTGCGCGGGGTCGCGGTGCGGGCGGTGCACGGCTGGTCGCCGCCGGACGGGCGGGACCTGCTCTGCGAGACGAACCTGCGGGCGATCGGCGAGGAGCGCGGCAAGCTCGAGGCGATGGTCGGCTGCTGGCGGCGGCGATACCCGGGGATCCCGGTCAGCGCCGAGGTGCTGGTCGGGTCGCCGGGGGAGGTGCTGGCCCAGGCGGCGGCGGGTGCGCAGCTGGTGGTGGCCGGCGCCCGGACCCGTGGCACGCTGCGTGCCGTGCTGCGCCCGTCGGTGGGCCGGCACCTGTTGCACCGGGCCCGGTGCAGCGTCGCGCTGGTGACCCGGACCCGGGCGGCCATCCGGTTCTGAGGAGCGGCCTCGGTCTTTCCGGGTGGCGCTTCGTGCCGCGGCTCGGTCTCTCCGGGCGGCGCTTCGTGCCGCGGTCTCAGCCTTCCCGGGCGGCCAGGTACTCGGTGGCGTTGCGTTTCCACTGCTCGGCCTCCTCGGCGAAATCCGGCACGTCGGCCGGGTCGAAATCGCCGTCGAAGAACTCCTTGATCGCGGCGTTCGCGCCGGCCGCGATCGGGCCGGAGCGCTCCAGCATCCGCCGCTCGTAGCGGAGCACCGCCTCGTCCGGGGACGGACCGGCGGCGATCTCGCGGGCCAGCTCGGCGCCGTCGAGCAGCGCCAGGTTCACCCCCTCGCCGCCGAACGGTGACATCAGGTGCGCGGCGTCGCCGAGCAGCGTCGCCCCCGGCCGGTGCGGCCAGGTCAGCGGCGCGGGCAGCGCGAAGATCGGCCGGTGCAGCAGGTCGCCCTCGCTGTCCGTGATCACCCGGCGCAGCTCCGGGGCGAAGTGGGCGTACCGTTCCAGCAGCTCGGAGCGGGACCCCCGCCAGTCCGCGTCGACCTTCAGGCCGAGGTAGCCGCGCACGTGGCCGCCGCTGTTGCGCTGCAGGATGATGTTC
This window of the Actinoplanes oblitus genome carries:
- a CDS encoding universal stress protein, which encodes MHTQRIVVGYDGSAEARKAARWAFDEAERGDVPVELVYAYEWPTYVPAAAMMPAAAVYPDVDTDLAVADMLGRAVDAAMSSHPGVRVTARVEHSTAAVALIQRAGDASLVVLGGRRPGGMRAWLGSTSGSVSAHARCPVVVVRGEPRATDPVVAGVDESEAAGLVLGFAFEQAAVRGVAVRAVHGWSPPDGRDLLCETNLRAIGEERGKLEAMVGCWRRRYPGIPVSAEVLVGSPGEVLAQAAAGAQLVVAGARTRGTLRAVLRPSVGRHLLHRARCSVALVTRTRAAIRF